One part of the Xiphophorus hellerii strain 12219 chromosome 17, Xiphophorus_hellerii-4.1, whole genome shotgun sequence genome encodes these proteins:
- the glipr1a gene encoding glioma pathogenesis-related protein 1 isoform X5 translates to MRTSSPSVWRSTTKPAQLSAHLQTTCCTWEVGRMHPTFTSVGENIWTGYPPNTFSVKKAIQKWVDEVKHYSYKENRCTDVCGHYTQVVWAQSYKVGCAVVHCPHGVKNFDRPGAIFVCNYAPGGNFIGQHPYATTGDPCSGCKGECNNKMCSNLQRDSRKSYNWAPDWDTASPTSTAAPTSTAAPTSNTFLDILIVRPIALILTCIAAYAVHYFYPNLFFYE, encoded by the exons ATGAGAACTTCATCGCCGAGTGTGTGGAGGAGCACAACAAAGCCCGCTCAGCTGTCAGCCCACCTGCAAACGACATGCTGTACATG GGAGGTCGGCCGCATGCACCCCACGTTTACCTCTGTGGGAGAGAACATCTGGACGGGCTACCCGCCGAATACGTTCAGCGTAAAGAAAGCCATTCAAAAGTGGGTGGATGAAGTCAAGCATTACAGCTACAAGGAAAACAGATGCACAGATGTCTGTGGCCACTACACACAG GTTGTGTGGGCACAAAGCTACAAGGTTGGCTGCGCTGTAGTGCACTGTCCACACGGTGTCAAAAACTTTGATCGTCCGGGTGCCATTTTTGTATGCAACTACGCCCCAGG TGGAAATTTCATCGGACAGCATCCTTATGCAACTACTGGGGATCCATGCTCTGGATGCAAAGGCGaatgcaacaacaaaatgtgTA GTAATCTACAACGAGATTCCAGAAAAA GTTACAACTGGGCTCCAGACTGGGACACTGCTTCACCTACAAGCACTGCTGCACCTACAAGCACTGCTGCACCTACAAGCAACACTTTTCTGGATATCCTGATCGTGCGGCCCATCGCCCTCATCTTGACATGCATTGCTGCATACGCAGTCCATTACTTCTACCCCAATCTCTTCTTCTACGAGTAG
- the glipr1a gene encoding GLIPR1-like protein 1 isoform X1, with product MLLWVVLVLDLGVSAVTLPEITDENFIAECVEEHNKARSAVSPPANDMLYMSWDEALAITARAWAKHCHFMHNVHLREVGRMHPTFTSVGENIWTGYPPNTFSVKKAIQKWVDEVKHYSYKENRCTDVCGHYTQVVWAQSYKVGCAVVHCPHGVKNFDRPGAIFVCNYAPGGNFIGQHPYATTGDPCSGCKGECNNKMCSNLQRDSRKSYNWAPDWDTASPTSTAAPTSTAAPTSNTFLDILIVRPIALILTCIAAYAVHYFYPNLFFYE from the exons ATGTTGCTGTGGGTCGTTCTTGTTCTGGATTTGGGGGTTTCTGCCGTGACGCTGCCAGAAATCACGGATGAGAACTTCATCGCCGAGTGTGTGGAGGAGCACAACAAAGCCCGCTCAGCTGTCAGCCCACCTGCAAACGACATGCTGTACATG TCGTGGGATGAGGCGTTGGCCATTACTGCCAGAGCGTGGGCAAAACATTGTCATTTTATGCACAACGTCCACCTCAGGGAGGTCGGCCGCATGCACCCCACGTTTACCTCTGTGGGAGAGAACATCTGGACGGGCTACCCGCCGAATACGTTCAGCGTAAAGAAAGCCATTCAAAAGTGGGTGGATGAAGTCAAGCATTACAGCTACAAGGAAAACAGATGCACAGATGTCTGTGGCCACTACACACAG GTTGTGTGGGCACAAAGCTACAAGGTTGGCTGCGCTGTAGTGCACTGTCCACACGGTGTCAAAAACTTTGATCGTCCGGGTGCCATTTTTGTATGCAACTACGCCCCAGG TGGAAATTTCATCGGACAGCATCCTTATGCAACTACTGGGGATCCATGCTCTGGATGCAAAGGCGaatgcaacaacaaaatgtgTA GTAATCTACAACGAGATTCCAGAAAAA GTTACAACTGGGCTCCAGACTGGGACACTGCTTCACCTACAAGCACTGCTGCACCTACAAGCACTGCTGCACCTACAAGCAACACTTTTCTGGATATCCTGATCGTGCGGCCCATCGCCCTCATCTTGACATGCATTGCTGCATACGCAGTCCATTACTTCTACCCCAATCTCTTCTTCTACGAGTAG